In Methanothermococcus thermolithotrophicus DSM 2095, one DNA window encodes the following:
- a CDS encoding 6-carboxytetrahydropterin synthase QueD yields the protein MILELNGIYAGLRFSSAHIVFGHESCGVIHGHSYYVDVKLCGEPSGEFGFVCDFKIVKEIVKELCDEFDHKLLIPKYHPKVEYTFEESSMQMSYLCKSGKIKEYKFPLEDVNILPLKSTTAEEMSEYFAKFIKKKLEELNISKNIEWIETTVNEGIGQGATYRLDFR from the coding sequence ATGATTTTAGAATTAAATGGTATTTACGCAGGATTAAGATTCTCATCTGCCCATATCGTATTTGGACACGAAAGTTGTGGAGTAATTCACGGCCATTCTTACTACGTGGATGTTAAACTATGTGGAGAACCGTCAGGAGAATTTGGTTTTGTATGTGATTTCAAGATAGTTAAAGAAATAGTAAAAGAGCTGTGCGATGAATTTGATCACAAACTTCTGATTCCAAAATATCATCCAAAAGTTGAATATACATTTGAAGAGAGCTCGATGCAAATGAGTTATCTGTGTAAGAGTGGTAAAATAAAGGAGTATAAATTTCCATTAGAGGATGTTAATATTTTACCGCTGAAGTCCACAACGGCAGAAGAAATGTCAGAATATTTTGCAAAGTTTATTAAAAAGAAACTGGAAGAGTTAAATATTAGTAAAAATATTGAATGGATAGAAACAACTGTAAATGAGGGAATTGGACAGGGGGCCACCTATAGGTTAGATTTTAGATAA
- a CDS encoding cyclic nucleotide-binding/CBS domain-containing protein — MDVNITIKEAMSTPVETVNLNTTVYEAANILKNKGIGCLIVVNDLLKPVGIITERDMVVKVVARNLKSKEVLVKEVVSPKLISISPKATLMDAAKTMAEKNIKRLPVIENEELLGIITVSDIAGVSPELFDIMIEASRIEDKSYPYSAKPYENIDGICEICGSQGNVRYVNGRYLCDNCIDEGEI, encoded by the coding sequence ATGGATGTTAACATAACAATAAAAGAAGCCATGAGTACGCCAGTTGAAACTGTAAACTTGAATACCACGGTGTATGAGGCAGCCAATATTTTGAAGAATAAGGGAATTGGGTGTTTGATCGTAGTAAATGATTTACTCAAACCAGTAGGAATAATAACAGAGAGGGACATGGTTGTAAAAGTAGTTGCAAGAAACCTAAAATCAAAAGAAGTCTTAGTAAAAGAAGTGGTTTCACCAAAACTTATATCAATATCCCCTAAAGCTACATTGATGGATGCAGCTAAAACTATGGCAGAAAAAAACATTAAAAGACTCCCAGTTATTGAAAATGAAGAGTTACTTGGGATAATTACAGTCAGTGATATTGCAGGAGTATCCCCTGAATTATTTGATATAATGATAGAAGCTTCAAGAATTGAGGATAAAAGTTATCCTTACTCAGCAAAACCTTATGAAAACATTGATGGAATCTGTGAGATCTGTGGAAGTCAAGGCAATGTAAGATATGTAAATGGAAGATACCTCTGTGATAATTGTATCGACGAGGGCGAAATCTAA
- the fwdC gene encoding tungsten-dependent formylmethanofuran dehydrogenase subunit FwdC: MKELVLTVKGEFDVPVELDVLLPEKIQEMELDEILKIELPQGNTRVTVGEIFDAELKESDVPRIVIKNSNGRLKRIGEKMTAGEIIVEGDVGMYVGCEMKGGKIVVNGNADSWAGQNMKGGELVIKGNAKDYVGSAYRGDWRGMNGGKIIIEGDAGNEIGEYMRKGIIHIKGNVKNMPGIHQSGGIIIIDGDVESRAGGEMTKGAIVVHGKLKTLLPSFKYEGIVEDPVIKLSKKDEGTPIKGKFYKFSGDHVNNKPKGQLYVSVENNPDLI; encoded by the coding sequence ATGAAGGAACTAGTTCTTACAGTAAAGGGGGAGTTTGATGTTCCAGTAGAATTGGATGTTCTACTTCCTGAAAAAATACAAGAAATGGAATTAGATGAGATATTAAAAATTGAATTACCACAAGGTAACACAAGAGTAACAGTTGGTGAAATTTTTGATGCAGAATTAAAAGAAAGCGACGTTCCTAGAATTGTTATAAAGAATTCCAACGGTAGGTTAAAAAGAATCGGAGAAAAAATGACTGCTGGAGAAATTATTGTAGAAGGGGACGTTGGAATGTATGTCGGCTGTGAAATGAAAGGTGGAAAAATAGTTGTAAATGGAAATGCCGACAGCTGGGCTGGACAAAATATGAAAGGTGGAGAATTGGTCATCAAAGGAAATGCCAAAGATTACGTAGGTTCAGCCTATAGGGGAGACTGGAGAGGTATGAATGGCGGAAAAATAATAATTGAAGGCGATGCAGGAAATGAGATTGGAGAATACATGAGAAAAGGTATTATCCACATTAAAGGAAATGTTAAAAACATGCCAGGAATCCACCAAAGTGGAGGAATTATAATCATCGATGGGGATGTTGAATCAAGAGCTGGTGGAGAGATGACAAAAGGAGCTATTGTGGTACATGGGAAACTTAAGACACTATTACCATCATTTAAATATGAGGGCATTGTTGAAGATCCAGTTATAAAATTATCCAAAAAGGACGAAGGAACTCCTATAAAAGGTAAGTTTTATAAGTTTTCAGGAGATCATGTAAACAACAAACCAAAAGGACAGCTCTATGTTTCAGTGGAAAATAACCCTGATTTAATTTAA
- a CDS encoding 4Fe-4S binding protein → MYKLEVYPEKCHGCGNCVVACPVNARDPNVYGGKGPENEDLIIMRVENGVITIVNGDLCGGCGACVEACPVDAIKLVIKK, encoded by the coding sequence ATGTATAAGTTAGAAGTTTATCCTGAAAAATGTCATGGATGCGGTAATTGTGTTGTTGCGTGCCCAGTAAATGCAAGAGACCCAAATGTATATGGTGGAAAAGGACCTGAAAATGAAGATTTAATTATTATGAGAGTAGAGAACGGTGTTATAACAATAGTAAATGGAGATTTATGTGGTGGATGTGGAGCCTGTGTAGAGGCGTGTCCTGTAGATGCGATAAAACTCGTTATTAAAAAATAG
- the fwdD gene encoding tungsten-dependent formylmethanofuran dehydrogenase subunit FwdD, which yields MKFKLNTGRTIWQGEAIEAGKNLELYRKAAGVCYINEGDMAKMGLNEGDSIKVKSKHGEVVVYVKKATEEMPEGMIFIPMGPWANCVVLPDTESTAMPSYKGPIDVEVEKTDEKVLTMSELMRKTYIE from the coding sequence ATGAAGTTCAAATTAAACACCGGAAGAACTATCTGGCAGGGAGAAGCTATTGAAGCAGGTAAAAATTTAGAGTTATACAGAAAGGCTGCGGGAGTTTGCTATATAAATGAAGGAGATATGGCAAAAATGGGACTAAACGAAGGAGATTCCATAAAAGTAAAATCTAAACATGGCGAAGTTGTAGTCTATGTAAAAAAAGCCACTGAAGAAATGCCAGAAGGTATGATATTTATACCAATGGGTCCTTGGGCAAACTGTGTAGTTCTTCCAGATACTGAGAGCACAGCAATGCCTTCATATAAGGGTCCAATAGATGTTGAAGTAGAGAAAACAGATGAAAAAGTCCTAACAATGAGTGAATTAATGAGAAAAACATACATTGAATAA
- the fwdA gene encoding tungsten-dependent formylmethanofuran dehydrogenase subunit FwdA produces the protein MEYIIKNGTVYDPLNGINGEKMDICVKDGKIVESVSKNAKEIDANGLVVMPGGVDSHTHVAGAKVNVGRMFRPEDSKKDIYGKKGLRSGSGFSIPSTYKTGYQYSEMGYTTVVEAAMPPLIARHTHEEFMDTPQLDKAAMPLFGNNWMVLDYLKEGDLKMCAAYVAWLLKATRGFAIKIVNPGGTEAWGWGKNVHGLDDEVPYFGITPREIVRGLTEVNEMLGLPHSVHVHPNNLGHPGNWETTLETMDCVKDIKAKPKYGERTTVYYNTHVQFHSYGGTSWKDFESKGVEIAEYVNKNDHLVIDVGQVTLDETTTMTADGPMEYDLHMTNGLKWANCDVELETGSGVVPFIYSPKGPVYAVQWAIGLDLFLYTNTDRVLLTTDHPNAGPFTRYPRVIAWLMSKEYRDDWLNNKVHKWAIEKSSVADSDKEYSLFEIAQITRANQAKVLGLSVERGHLGVGAKADIAIYDINPEERDGKKIEKAFGAAKYVLKDGEVVVKDGSVVKEVYGDTIYVDVKLDEGLEEELMKDLRLKFKKCYSINLENYPVQDEYANSWKVINIDATNI, from the coding sequence ATGGAATATATTATAAAAAACGGGACTGTTTATGATCCATTAAATGGAATTAATGGAGAAAAAATGGACATCTGCGTAAAAGATGGGAAGATTGTGGAGTCAGTTTCAAAGAATGCAAAAGAAATAGATGCCAATGGACTGGTTGTAATGCCTGGTGGTGTAGACTCCCACACCCACGTTGCAGGAGCAAAGGTTAACGTAGGTAGGATGTTTAGACCAGAGGATAGTAAAAAGGATATTTATGGTAAAAAAGGATTGAGATCAGGTTCCGGGTTTTCTATACCGTCAACATATAAAACAGGATACCAATACTCAGAAATGGGATACACTACAGTTGTAGAAGCTGCAATGCCTCCTTTAATAGCAAGACACACCCATGAAGAATTTATGGATACTCCTCAATTGGACAAAGCTGCAATGCCATTATTTGGTAACAACTGGATGGTATTAGATTACTTAAAAGAAGGAGACCTTAAAATGTGTGCAGCCTATGTAGCATGGCTTTTAAAAGCTACAAGAGGTTTTGCAATTAAAATAGTTAACCCAGGTGGTACAGAAGCTTGGGGCTGGGGTAAAAACGTTCATGGTCTTGACGACGAAGTCCCATACTTCGGCATTACACCTAGGGAAATAGTTAGAGGGCTTACAGAAGTAAACGAAATGTTAGGATTGCCTCATTCAGTCCACGTCCACCCTAACAACTTAGGTCACCCTGGAAACTGGGAAACCACACTTGAAACGATGGACTGTGTAAAGGATATAAAAGCCAAGCCGAAATACGGGGAAAGAACTACCGTATACTACAACACGCATGTTCAGTTCCACTCCTATGGGGGAACCTCCTGGAAGGACTTTGAAAGTAAAGGTGTTGAAATTGCAGAGTACGTAAATAAAAATGACCATCTGGTAATTGACGTTGGACAAGTTACACTCGATGAGACTACAACAATGACTGCAGACGGTCCTATGGAATACGATTTACACATGACAAATGGCCTTAAATGGGCAAACTGTGACGTTGAATTAGAAACAGGTTCTGGAGTAGTTCCATTTATTTACTCACCAAAAGGTCCAGTTTACGCTGTCCAGTGGGCCATTGGTTTAGACTTGTTCCTATACACAAACACAGATAGGGTATTATTAACAACTGACCACCCTAACGCAGGTCCGTTCACAAGGTATCCAAGAGTTATAGCTTGGTTAATGAGCAAAGAGTACAGAGACGATTGGTTAAACAACAAGGTGCACAAATGGGCAATTGAAAAAAGTAGTGTAGCAGACAGTGATAAAGAATATTCACTGTTTGAAATTGCACAAATAACAAGAGCTAACCAGGCAAAAGTTCTCGGATTGAGTGTAGAAAGAGGTCACTTAGGAGTAGGTGCCAAGGCGGATATTGCAATCTACGATATAAACCCAGAAGAAAGAGACGGTAAGAAGATTGAAAAAGCATTTGGTGCAGCTAAATATGTTTTAAAAGATGGAGAAGTTGTAGTCAAAGATGGAAGCGTTGTTAAAGAAGTATATGGAGACACAATTTACGTAGATGTAAAACTAGATGAAGGATTAGAAGAAGAGCTCATGAAAGACTTAAGATTGAAATTCAAAAAATGTTACTCAATTAACTTAGAAAACTACCCTGTCCAAGACGAATACGCAAACAGCTGGAAGGTAATAAACATAGATGCTACAAATATCTAA